Below is a genomic region from Halictus rubicundus isolate RS-2024b chromosome 11, iyHalRubi1_principal, whole genome shotgun sequence.
TATAGGAGATTCATTCAGGATATGGCGAAAATTGCCAAACCTCTTACTCAACTATTGAAAAAAGATGTTCATCTAGTATGGGACGGTAAAGCCCAAACGGCCTTCGAAACCCTCCGGGATCTTATCTGTGCAGAACCCCTCCTGCAATTCCCAAATTTCTCACAACCCTTCGTAGTTACCACAGACGCTTCCAATTTCGCTGTAGGGGCTGTATTGAGCCAAGGGCCTATAGGGAAAGACCTCCCCATCGCGTATGCATCTAGAACTTTAAATGAAGCAGAATGTAATTATTCTACTATAGAAAAGGAATTGTTAGCAGTTCTATTCGcagtagaccattttcgaccttATCTCTACGGTCATCAATTCACCCTGGTAACTGATCATCGCCCGATAGTTTGGTTACACAATGTCAAAGATCCCACATCAAAACTTATGAGATGGcgaattaaattgaacgaataTGAGTATAACATTGTGTACAAACCTGGTAAGGTGAACTCCAACGCAGACGCATTGTCCCGAAACCCTGTAGACCTCCAAAATAATTCAATGTTCCAAACAAACTTAATAGATCCTTGTCTGGAGAATTCGGGGGTGGCTCTCGCAGGCGCCGGCGAGGTGTTGCTCACGAACCTCCGGACAAACCCAAATCCTACCTCAGACCAAAGCATAGAATATTACGGAAGC
It encodes:
- the LOC143358812 gene encoding uncharacterized protein LOC143358812: MLWSEVGFGFVRRFVSNTSPAPARATPEFSRQGSIKFVWNIELFWRSTGFRDNASALEFTLPVLDAYAMGRSFPIGPWLNTAPTAKLEASVVTTKGCEKFGNCRRGSAQIRSRRVSKAVWALPSHTR